In uncultured Cohaesibacter sp., a genomic segment contains:
- a CDS encoding MFS transporter, with protein sequence MQAPYQQNYAIRMSLFYAGFFFPFGIYVPFFGIWLKSLDFGPEEIGLVLTIPMIARVLFTPFMAAISDRIGDRRLALRLYCSFYGFSFALIMLNDSLIWIALVMALSHVAQSAIVPVGDSLALAGTRRFGLDYGRMRSSGTLAFLAANLAGGLFMQEFGANKLIWLLVLGNMLHILFSISLPIDPRRIDNKALTSGTRLDWDQLKQFGQSCFWVILIAASLLQTSHSMLYSFSAIYWEKIGISANMTGILWSMASVAEIILFRYSKKISARVDWKALLMIAALVAIIRWATFPLELPTYGYLLLQFLHAGSFGCAHLGTMFFINEIVDDELSGTAQGIYTMLTGLLSALATMASGFLYAELEGAAFLSMSIIGLLAVMLLLASRWLPTPRIRVNI encoded by the coding sequence ATGCAGGCTCCATACCAGCAAAATTACGCGATCAGAATGTCCCTTTTTTATGCCGGATTCTTCTTTCCTTTCGGCATTTATGTGCCATTTTTCGGGATATGGCTGAAGAGTCTCGACTTCGGACCGGAAGAAATCGGATTGGTGTTAACCATACCGATGATTGCTCGCGTGCTGTTTACCCCCTTCATGGCTGCCATATCCGACCGGATCGGCGACCGCAGGCTCGCCTTGCGCCTCTATTGCAGTTTCTATGGCTTCAGCTTTGCACTGATTATGCTTAACGACAGCTTGATCTGGATCGCTTTAGTTATGGCGCTATCACATGTCGCGCAAAGTGCTATTGTCCCGGTCGGAGACTCTCTGGCACTGGCCGGCACCCGTCGCTTCGGGCTCGATTATGGCCGGATGCGCAGCTCGGGAACCCTTGCCTTCCTCGCTGCCAATCTGGCAGGAGGCCTGTTCATGCAGGAATTCGGAGCCAACAAGCTGATCTGGCTTCTGGTGCTGGGCAATATGCTGCATATCCTGTTTTCCATCTCCCTGCCGATCGATCCGCGCCGGATAGACAACAAGGCTCTGACCAGCGGGACGAGACTGGACTGGGACCAGCTCAAACAATTCGGTCAAAGCTGCTTCTGGGTCATCCTGATCGCCGCCTCCCTGCTTCAGACCTCGCACAGCATGCTTTATTCCTTCTCGGCAATTTACTGGGAAAAGATAGGTATTTCTGCCAATATGACAGGCATCCTCTGGTCCATGGCTTCCGTCGCCGAGATCATCCTGTTTCGCTATTCCAAAAAGATCTCGGCAAGGGTCGACTGGAAGGCCCTGTTGATGATTGCCGCACTGGTCGCAATCATTCGCTGGGCCACCTTCCCACTCGAATTGCCAACCTATGGATATTTGCTGCTGCAGTTTCTGCATGCAGGCAGCTTCGGCTGCGCCCATCTTGGCACCATGTTTTTCATCAATGAAATTGTCGATGATGAACTTTCCGGCACGGCGCAGGGCATCTACACCATGCTGACCGGTTTGCTTTCGGCTCTGGCCACCATGGCCTCCGGTTTTCTTTATGCCGAACTGGAAGGCGCAGCCTTCCTGTCCATGAGCATCATTGGCCTTCTCGCCGTCATGCTTCTCCTCGCCAGCCGATGGCTCCCCACGCCACGCATCCGTGTAAATATCTAG
- a CDS encoding MlaE family lipid ABC transporter permease subunit, with translation MAPQGSDFVAEGRPPLLRADQLKPSDILCLSGSWTIETLKEADHQVDEILKSPASYRQLDLSGLNSLDTSGAWIIIRLLRGLKLQLSDATPINPDHVSLFEAVAETNQTVPQSLPEQGFFISTFEKTGKDVVEIYKDIRILAYLTGEIVTCLLKGILKPRSLRFTSIVHHMDHTGLKAVPIVALMSFLVGAIVAQQGAFQLRQFGAEPFVIDLVGILVLREVGILLTAILVAGRSGSAFTAEIGSMKMREEIDAMRVMGLNIIEVLIAPRVIALIISLPLLGLVANLSGLVGGGVLLWAYSDISPTTYINWLRDAVAINTFMVGVIKAPFMALIIALISCSEGLQVGGSAESLGRRTTAAVVKSIFLMVMVDGLFAIFFAAVGY, from the coding sequence ATGGCTCCACAGGGATCAGACTTTGTCGCCGAAGGGCGACCTCCCCTCCTGAGGGCCGATCAGCTGAAGCCGTCTGACATTCTGTGCCTTTCCGGCAGCTGGACCATCGAGACACTGAAGGAAGCCGACCATCAGGTCGACGAAATCCTGAAAAGCCCGGCCAGCTATCGCCAACTAGATCTGTCCGGCCTGAACTCACTGGACACGTCCGGTGCCTGGATCATCATTCGCCTGTTGCGTGGCCTGAAGCTGCAATTAAGCGATGCCACGCCCATCAACCCGGATCATGTTTCTCTTTTTGAAGCGGTGGCCGAAACCAATCAGACAGTGCCCCAGTCTCTGCCTGAGCAGGGTTTCTTCATCTCCACCTTTGAGAAAACCGGCAAGGATGTCGTCGAGATATATAAAGACATCAGGATTCTGGCCTATCTCACGGGCGAAATCGTGACCTGCCTGCTCAAAGGCATTTTAAAGCCGCGCAGTCTGCGCTTCACCTCCATTGTCCATCACATGGATCATACGGGGCTGAAGGCGGTTCCCATCGTGGCGTTGATGTCCTTTCTCGTCGGAGCCATCGTTGCCCAGCAGGGTGCCTTTCAGTTGCGCCAGTTCGGCGCCGAACCCTTTGTCATCGATCTGGTCGGCATTCTGGTCTTGCGCGAGGTCGGCATTCTGTTGACGGCCATTCTGGTCGCGGGCAGGTCCGGCAGCGCCTTCACCGCAGAAATCGGCTCAATGAAGATGCGCGAAGAGATCGACGCCATGCGCGTCATGGGGCTCAATATCATCGAGGTTCTGATCGCACCGCGCGTCATTGCCCTGATCATTTCCCTGCCCTTGCTGGGCCTTGTTGCCAATCTCTCCGGTCTTGTTGGCGGCGGTGTGCTGCTCTGGGCCTATTCGGACATTTCGCCCACCACCTATATCAACTGGCTGCGCGATGCCGTGGCCATCAACACCTTCATGGTGGGTGTCATCAAGGCCCCCTTCATGGCCCTGATCATTGCTCTCATTTCTTGCAGCGAAGGCCTTCAGGTTGGCGGCAGCGCGGAAAGTCTCGGTCGCAGGACGACCGCTGCCGTGGTCAAGTCGATTTTCCTCATGGTCATGGTCGATGGCCTCTTTGCCATTTTCTTTGCCGCAGTGGGCTATTAA
- a CDS encoding ATP-binding cassette domain-containing protein yields the protein MPATNQSERNGMQSLQSDAPLLSVRGLTVAFDDRLILENLDLDVTRGEILGIVGASGTGKSVLLRSILGLLQRQAGRFILFGQDTAKLSRAEHMAIERRLGVLFQHGALFSSLTVLQNIQVPMREYYSLPQRLMDELAISKLELVGLSPEAAHKFPSELSGGMIKRAALARALALDPQLLFLDEPTSGLDPISAEEFDDLISTLRDTLGLTVFMVTHDLDSLSQACDRIAVLAERRVLAIGSMSELQDNPHPWIKSYFTGKRAIRQWDKS from the coding sequence ATGCCAGCAACCAACCAGTCGGAGCGAAATGGAATGCAGTCCCTGCAAAGCGACGCACCGCTTCTGTCTGTACGCGGACTGACGGTTGCCTTTGACGACCGCCTGATCCTGGAAAATCTGGATCTGGATGTCACACGCGGCGAAATTCTCGGCATCGTGGGCGCCTCAGGCACAGGAAAGAGCGTGCTGTTGCGCTCCATTCTCGGCCTGCTGCAGCGACAGGCTGGCCGCTTCATCCTGTTCGGACAGGATACCGCCAAACTGTCACGCGCCGAACATATGGCAATCGAGCGCCGGCTCGGAGTTCTGTTCCAGCATGGCGCCCTCTTCTCCTCGCTCACGGTGCTGCAGAATATACAGGTTCCCATGCGGGAATATTATTCGCTGCCCCAGCGGCTGATGGATGAGCTGGCCATATCCAAGCTAGAACTGGTCGGCCTGTCTCCGGAGGCTGCGCACAAATTCCCCTCCGAGCTTTCCGGCGGCATGATCAAGCGCGCAGCCCTTGCCCGCGCGCTGGCTCTGGACCCGCAACTGCTTTTTCTTGACGAGCCAACCTCCGGCCTTGACCCGATCAGCGCCGAAGAGTTCGATGATTTGATTTCAACCTTGCGAGACACTTTGGGTCTCACGGTTTTTATGGTAACCCATGATCTGGATAGTCTCAGTCAGGCTTGCGATCGCATCGCCGTGCTGGCGGAGCGGCGCGTTCTCGCCATCGGCAGCATGAGCGAATTGCAAGACAACCCGCACCCCTGGATCAAGAGCTATTTCACTGGCAAACGCGCCATCAGACAATGGGACAAGAGCTGA
- a CDS encoding MlaD family protein: METKANYVAIGLFTLILTAIGFGFIYWIARYDETRPTKDVIVRFEGSVAGLMRGGAVMFNGIKVGEVASLQYDPNNPRYVKADLQVDAAIPLKQDSDISLSFQGLTGVGTVEIKGGSPELPDLLDQQAIPELIAKSSSFEDLMNGARQLMSRADKVLSKVEDVVDANQQGINTSIKNIENFTTALNNNSGKIDSFLSDASDAAKGLTSLSARLEGLSQRADTLLAAVDPESIKTSISNVETISENLVGTSERFDAIVDDASQAAKGINEFSSNLNASLGKVNSLVDSIDPATISAAVTSLQSFATSLDQSSEDIDVILDNARQASADIGTFSQSMSARTDDFNAIVDDAKQLASRLNKASERIDGILGKVDGILSDEEGGKGVIEEVTLAARSIRNVADKFGNRADEISNGLARFSGPGLRNVEAMVSDARRTIKRVEGAVDKLEKDPSSVIFGGTKVKTFNQRY; encoded by the coding sequence ATGGAAACAAAAGCCAATTATGTGGCCATCGGCCTGTTCACCTTGATTCTGACCGCAATCGGATTCGGCTTCATCTACTGGATTGCCAGATATGACGAAACCCGCCCGACGAAAGATGTCATCGTCCGCTTCGAAGGCTCCGTTGCCGGTCTGATGCGCGGCGGCGCGGTGATGTTCAACGGCATCAAGGTCGGTGAAGTGGCAAGCCTGCAATATGACCCGAACAATCCCAGATATGTAAAGGCCGACCTGCAGGTGGATGCCGCCATTCCCTTGAAACAGGATAGCGATATCAGCCTGTCCTTTCAGGGGCTGACTGGCGTTGGTACGGTTGAAATCAAGGGCGGCAGCCCCGAGCTTCCGGATCTTCTCGACCAGCAGGCCATACCGGAGCTGATTGCCAAGAGTTCCTCCTTTGAAGACCTGATGAATGGCGCCAGACAGTTGATGTCCCGCGCCGACAAGGTGCTCTCGAAAGTGGAAGATGTGGTCGATGCCAATCAGCAAGGCATCAATACATCGATCAAGAATATCGAGAATTTTACCACCGCGCTCAACAACAATTCCGGCAAGATCGACAGTTTCCTGAGCGATGCGTCCGATGCGGCCAAGGGCCTCACCTCGCTTTCTGCGCGGCTTGAAGGCCTGAGCCAGCGGGCAGACACGCTGCTGGCCGCCGTTGACCCCGAAAGCATCAAGACCAGCATATCCAATGTAGAGACAATCAGCGAGAATCTGGTCGGCACATCTGAGCGCTTTGATGCCATCGTTGACGATGCATCGCAGGCCGCCAAGGGCATCAACGAATTCTCGAGCAATCTCAATGCCTCCCTTGGCAAGGTGAACAGTCTGGTCGACAGCATCGATCCGGCGACGATTTCCGCAGCTGTCACATCGCTGCAGTCCTTTGCCACCTCGCTTGATCAATCCTCCGAGGATATCGACGTCATTCTGGACAATGCCCGTCAGGCCTCTGCGGACATCGGCACATTCTCTCAGTCCATGTCTGCCCGCACGGATGATTTCAACGCCATTGTTGATGATGCCAAACAACTCGCTTCCCGGCTCAACAAGGCCTCGGAGCGGATTGATGGCATACTTGGCAAGGTGGACGGTATTCTCTCGGATGAAGAGGGAGGCAAAGGCGTGATCGAAGAGGTGACCCTTGCAGCCCGTTCGATCCGCAATGTCGCCGACAAGTTCGGCAACCGGGCAGATGAAATATCCAACGGGCTGGCCCGTTTCTCCGGTCCGGGCCTGCGCAATGTTGAAGCCATGGTCTCCGATGCCAGACGCACGATCAAGCGCGTGGAAGGCGCCGTCGACAAGCTCGAAAAAGACCCCTCAAGCGTCATTTTCGGCGGCACCAAGGTCAAGACCTTCAACCAGCGCTATTGA
- a CDS encoding ABC-type transport auxiliary lipoprotein family protein — translation MSSATRFARIMITVCLSLWLASCSVVGGGKELTTYDLKAPASFDNLSGQSNAQILVSVPTALKSLDSEMIVVRPDSSEITYFGDAQWSDKLPYVLQDKLIQTFENSGRIRSIVKPGDGVVIDYKIATAIRAFELNDAAQPTATIALSVKIINDRSGRVVSSRLFKASAPAGAATPAKAVDAMNRALDQVLKDILVWLLKTV, via the coding sequence TTGTCTTCTGCGACCCGTTTTGCGCGCATCATGATTACTGTTTGTCTGAGCCTGTGGCTAGCCTCCTGTTCGGTGGTCGGCGGCGGCAAGGAATTGACAACCTATGACCTGAAAGCACCGGCAAGCTTCGACAATCTCAGCGGACAGAGCAACGCCCAGATCCTTGTCTCGGTTCCCACCGCCCTCAAGTCGCTTGATAGCGAAATGATCGTGGTCCGGCCGGACAGTTCCGAAATCACCTATTTCGGTGATGCACAATGGAGCGACAAGCTGCCCTATGTGCTGCAGGACAAGCTGATCCAGACATTTGAAAATTCAGGCCGCATCCGCTCGATTGTCAAACCCGGCGATGGCGTGGTGATCGACTATAAGATCGCAACCGCCATCCGTGCATTCGAGCTCAATGATGCTGCCCAGCCTACCGCGACCATTGCCCTGTCGGTAAAGATCATCAATGACCGCAGCGGTCGCGTGGTTTCCTCGCGCCTCTTCAAGGCGAGCGCTCCGGCCGGAGCAGCCACGCCCGCAAAAGCCGTAGACGCCATGAACCGGGCGCTTGATCAAGTGCTTAAAGACATTCTGGTCTGGCTGCTCAAGACGGTCTAG
- a CDS encoding glycosyltransferase family 1 protein, producing the protein MSGLLIVTDAWHPQVNGVVRSLDRLGQELRQKGMEVHYLTPLDFKTVPCPTYPEIRLSLTMGRGVAKKINEINPDYVHISTEGPLGFWARRYCRQRGKAFTTSYHTRFPEYLAARFPVPLSLSYAALRWFHNPGSCCMVATPSLKRDLDARGFFNLRYWGRGVDLELFYPRAEKKLDYPGPLMLYVGRVAVEKNIEAFLEMNVEGTKIVVGDGPQRAELEGRYPDVKFLGLKEGQDLAEIYASCDVFVFPSKTDTFGIVLLEALASGLPVAAYPVMGPLDVIGDSGVGCLKEDLAEAVTEALKIDPQTCLAYAQGYSWEASANQFLSNIAKFNHD; encoded by the coding sequence ATGAGTGGACTTTTGATCGTAACGGATGCCTGGCATCCACAAGTGAATGGCGTTGTTCGCTCTCTAGACCGTCTGGGTCAGGAATTGAGACAAAAGGGAATGGAGGTGCATTATCTGACACCTCTCGATTTCAAGACGGTTCCATGCCCCACCTATCCCGAAATTCGCCTGTCTCTGACGATGGGGCGAGGGGTGGCCAAGAAAATCAATGAAATCAATCCCGATTATGTCCATATTTCAACCGAGGGGCCGCTTGGCTTCTGGGCCCGGCGCTATTGCCGACAAAGGGGCAAGGCTTTCACCACTTCCTATCACACGCGCTTTCCTGAATATCTGGCGGCGCGCTTTCCTGTTCCGCTTTCGCTGTCCTATGCAGCCTTGCGCTGGTTTCACAATCCGGGAAGCTGCTGCATGGTGGCAACGCCCAGCCTGAAGCGAGATCTGGACGCCCGCGGCTTCTTCAATCTGCGCTATTGGGGGCGGGGCGTTGATCTGGAGCTGTTCTATCCGCGCGCAGAAAAGAAACTCGACTATCCCGGCCCCTTGATGCTCTATGTCGGGCGTGTGGCCGTGGAGAAGAATATCGAGGCCTTCCTCGAGATGAATGTTGAGGGCACCAAGATCGTGGTTGGTGATGGCCCGCAAAGGGCGGAGCTGGAAGGGCGCTATCCAGACGTCAAGTTCCTTGGCCTCAAGGAAGGGCAGGATCTGGCCGAGATTTATGCATCCTGCGATGTCTTCGTCTTTCCATCCAAGACCGACACTTTCGGGATCGTGCTGCTGGAAGCGCTGGCGTCCGGTCTGCCGGTGGCTGCCTATCCGGTGATGGGGCCGCTTGATGTGATCGGAGATAGCGGTGTCGGGTGCCTAAAGGAAGATCTGGCGGAAGCGGTGACCGAGGCGCTGAAAATCGACCCGCAGACATGCCTTGCCTATGCCCAAGGCTATAGCTGGGAGGCAAGTGCCAATCAGTTCCTGTCCAATATCGCCAAATTCAACCATGATTGA
- a CDS encoding UDP-2,3-diacylglucosamine diphosphatase yields MNKSSDEGLYKHRTMFISDVHLGSRGCQAEMLLDFLKFHDAEVIYLVGDIVDGWRLQSRWHWPQLHNDVVQKLLRKARKGARIIYVPGNHDEFLRSYYGAHFGGVEVKEHHIHETADGRRLLVIHGDQYDMVVRHAKWLAHLGDWAYSFALGVNTVLNMLRRRLGFSYWSLSAWAKMKVKNAVNFIGTFEETLSQEARKFNVDGVICGHIHHAEMHEKFGISYLNTGDWVESCTAIVEHHDGRFELIRWSEEAKTVPQLEHHTPTKALA; encoded by the coding sequence ATGAATAAGTCCAGTGATGAAGGGCTCTATAAGCATCGGACCATGTTCATTTCCGATGTTCATTTGGGAAGCCGCGGCTGTCAGGCAGAGATGCTGCTTGATTTTCTGAAATTTCATGATGCAGAGGTCATCTATCTGGTCGGCGATATTGTCGACGGCTGGCGCCTGCAATCGAGATGGCATTGGCCCCAGCTTCACAATGACGTTGTGCAGAAGCTGCTCCGCAAGGCCCGAAAGGGCGCGCGCATCATTTATGTTCCCGGCAATCATGACGAGTTTCTGCGCAGCTATTATGGTGCGCATTTCGGCGGGGTCGAGGTCAAGGAACATCATATCCATGAAACGGCAGATGGCCGCCGCCTGCTGGTGATCCATGGTGACCAGTATGACATGGTGGTGCGCCATGCCAAATGGCTCGCCCATCTTGGTGACTGGGCCTACAGCTTTGCACTTGGCGTCAATACGGTTCTCAACATGCTCCGGCGTCGTCTGGGCTTCAGCTACTGGTCCCTTTCTGCATGGGCCAAGATGAAGGTCAAGAATGCGGTCAATTTCATCGGCACCTTTGAAGAGACCCTGTCGCAGGAAGCGCGCAAGTTCAACGTTGATGGCGTTATTTGCGGGCATATTCATCATGCCGAAATGCATGAGAAATTTGGCATTTCCTATCTCAATACCGGAGACTGGGTCGAGAGCTGCACGGCGATTGTCGAGCATCATGACGGACGCTTCGAGCTGATCCGCTGGAGCGAAGAGGCAAAGACCGTACCTCAACTGGAACATCACACCCCAACCAAGGCGCTTGCATGA
- a CDS encoding DMT family transporter, giving the protein MNALYGIGLKIASTMFFAVMLGLIKYTSETMPIGEVIFARCFFALPPLFLVTALQGDWRDCIRTKNPWAHVRRSVVGTTSMFCWFTSVSLLPLPEATAISFLNPLMIVAMAALFLKEVVKAYRWSAVGVSLVGVLIILSPRLAGSTGDVGLLGAILCLGSTVLTGLAGILIRQMTKTENNSAIIFYFFVTASCFSFMTIYWGWVMPDLQTFLLMVVAGMLGGFGQILMTKSYSVAEASLVAPFDYVNVVWNVVIGIVIFGEYPSHAVIIGGGIVVLAGMFVVYREHQLGVSRKAERQAKPL; this is encoded by the coding sequence ATGAATGCCCTTTATGGCATAGGATTGAAAATCGCTTCGACGATGTTTTTTGCGGTCATGCTCGGCCTGATCAAATATACATCCGAAACCATGCCGATCGGCGAGGTGATCTTTGCTCGCTGCTTCTTTGCGCTGCCGCCGCTGTTTCTTGTGACAGCCTTGCAAGGTGACTGGCGCGACTGTATCCGCACAAAGAATCCATGGGCTCATGTGCGTCGCTCCGTTGTCGGTACGACATCGATGTTCTGCTGGTTTACCTCCGTTTCGCTTTTGCCTCTGCCTGAAGCGACTGCGATTTCCTTTCTCAACCCTCTGATGATCGTCGCCATGGCGGCGCTGTTTCTCAAGGAAGTGGTCAAGGCCTATCGCTGGAGCGCGGTTGGGGTCAGCCTTGTCGGCGTGCTGATCATTCTCTCGCCCAGACTGGCCGGGTCTACCGGTGATGTCGGTCTTCTGGGGGCGATCCTCTGCCTCGGGTCGACCGTGTTGACCGGGCTGGCCGGTATTCTCATTCGGCAGATGACCAAAACGGAGAATAATTCTGCGATCATCTTCTATTTCTTTGTCACGGCCTCCTGTTTCTCTTTCATGACCATTTACTGGGGTTGGGTGATGCCAGACTTGCAGACCTTCTTGCTGATGGTCGTTGCCGGCATGTTGGGTGGATTTGGGCAAATTCTGATGACCAAGTCCTACAGCGTTGCCGAGGCTTCTCTGGTGGCGCCGTTCGACTATGTCAATGTGGTCTGGAATGTGGTGATCGGCATCGTGATCTTCGGGGAATATCCCAGCCACGCCGTCATCATCGGGGGAGGGATTGTGGTGCTTGCCGGTATGTTCGTGGTGTATCGCGAGCACCAACTTGGCGTTTCCCGCAAGGCGGAGCGGCAGGCAAAGCCGCTGTGA
- a CDS encoding DMT family transporter: MTSIRNTFLKAFSVFDAMPDFLQAVLVMFIAMIGFTLQAGIVKELGQSLHVSQIIVIRQAWMILFLLPPMLKSAHGDLKIHRKDLFLWRALFTYVSILAGFTAIIQLPLATSTTISFTRTFFLTIFAVLFLKEAVGMRRIGALVTGFIGVLIIARPTELFAAGLDGIDQNLLLALVGAALVAGNQTIVRIHLRFDRPTIIVTYQAIVIGLALIPLAWINWKPMTLSQFGLMALIGVLASYAQWLTLHSFKRAEATALAPFDYLRLVLSAALGWYMFNEWPDAYTWLGAIIIFASTFYIMRREAKLGKERKLQPPTH; encoded by the coding sequence ATGACGTCCATACGAAATACTTTCCTCAAGGCCTTCTCAGTCTTCGACGCCATGCCGGATTTTTTGCAGGCGGTTCTGGTGATGTTTATCGCCATGATCGGCTTCACACTTCAGGCGGGCATCGTCAAGGAGCTGGGACAGAGCCTGCATGTCAGCCAGATCATCGTCATCAGGCAGGCATGGATGATCCTTTTTCTGCTGCCGCCGATGCTCAAATCTGCCCATGGCGACCTGAAAATTCATCGCAAGGATCTGTTTCTCTGGCGCGCGCTCTTCACCTATGTGAGCATATTGGCAGGCTTTACCGCCATCATTCAATTGCCTCTGGCAACCTCGACGACCATCAGTTTCACACGCACCTTCTTCCTGACCATCTTCGCGGTGTTGTTCCTCAAGGAAGCGGTTGGCATGCGCCGTATCGGCGCGCTCGTGACCGGCTTTATCGGCGTCCTGATCATTGCCCGCCCGACCGAGCTTTTCGCAGCGGGGCTTGATGGTATCGATCAGAATTTGCTGCTGGCGCTGGTAGGAGCTGCCCTTGTTGCCGGCAACCAGACAATTGTCCGCATTCACCTGCGCTTTGACCGGCCCACGATCATTGTCACCTATCAGGCCATTGTCATCGGGCTGGCGCTCATTCCGCTGGCCTGGATAAACTGGAAGCCGATGACGCTGTCCCAGTTCGGCCTGATGGCGCTGATCGGAGTTCTGGCAAGCTATGCCCAGTGGCTGACGCTGCATTCCTTCAAGCGCGCCGAGGCAACGGCACTGGCGCCCTTCGATTATCTCCGTCTCGTGCTGTCCGCCGCGCTGGGCTGGTATATGTTCAATGAATGGCCAGACGCCTATACATGGCTTGGTGCCATCATCATTTTCGCATCCACCTTTTATATCATGCGCCGCGAAGCTAAACTGGGCAAGGAACGCAAGCTGCAACCACCAACCCACTAG
- a CDS encoding GIY-YIG nuclease family protein: MPHSHILAHKPLAAAIAQLPPPVFTGNRRALSRCPAKGGVYLVAMALPRRTKILRPEEKILPAGLYCYVGSAHGAGGLHARLARHLAKEKSVRWHVDQLTLRASSLHVWAWLEGSECGLASHLRAQDAFSAPLPGFGSSDCKDCESHLFMSPLD, from the coding sequence ATGCCACATAGCCACATCCTCGCCCACAAGCCACTGGCAGCGGCCATTGCCCAATTGCCGCCTCCCGTCTTTACGGGCAATAGGCGGGCGCTCTCCAGATGCCCGGCAAAGGGTGGCGTGTATCTTGTAGCGATGGCATTGCCGCGCCGGACCAAAATCCTGCGGCCAGAAGAAAAGATCCTGCCTGCCGGCCTTTATTGTTATGTTGGCAGCGCTCACGGTGCTGGCGGCCTGCATGCGCGGCTGGCCCGTCATCTGGCCAAGGAGAAATCCGTTCGCTGGCATGTGGATCAGCTGACGCTCCGCGCCAGCTCACTGCATGTCTGGGCATGGCTTGAGGGGTCCGAGTGCGGCCTTGCCAGCCATCTCAGGGCTCAAGACGCATTCAGCGCGCCCCTCCCCGGCTTTGGCAGCTCCGACTGCAAGGACTGCGAAAGCCACCTCTTCATGAGTCCGCTCGACTGA
- a CDS encoding MOSC domain-containing protein — MTETESEAAVVAVCLDDKHAFSKKLKASIRLLEGLGVEGDAHMGRTVQHRSRVKANPDQPNLRQVHLIPREMFEEMGAKGFLIRPGDMGENITTSGIDLLSLPGGTVLHIGGQAEVEITGLRNPCGQIEEWQKGLLKEMVYKDEHGELVRKAGVMGIVRKGGEVKPGDRIHCTLPPKPWNKLERV, encoded by the coding sequence TTGACCGAGACTGAATCCGAAGCCGCTGTTGTTGCTGTCTGTCTTGATGACAAGCATGCCTTTTCCAAAAAGCTGAAAGCGTCAATTCGCCTGCTGGAAGGACTGGGCGTGGAGGGAGACGCCCATATGGGGCGCACGGTGCAGCATCGGTCCCGCGTCAAAGCAAACCCGGATCAACCCAATTTACGGCAAGTGCATCTCATTCCGCGCGAGATGTTTGAGGAGATGGGAGCCAAGGGCTTTCTCATCAGGCCGGGAGATATGGGCGAGAATATCACCACAAGCGGAATAGACCTTCTCTCTTTGCCGGGTGGCACTGTGCTTCATATCGGAGGGCAGGCCGAGGTGGAAATCACCGGCCTCAGAAATCCATGCGGCCAGATTGAAGAATGGCAAAAAGGGCTGCTCAAGGAGATGGTCTATAAGGACGAGCATGGCGAACTGGTGCGCAAGGCCGGGGTCATGGGCATCGTCCGCAAGGGCGGAGAGGTGAAGCCGGGTGACCGCATTCATTGCACTCTGCCGCCAAAGCCATGGAACAAGCTTGAACGGGTTTAA